A region from the Paraburkholderia youngii genome encodes:
- a CDS encoding FAD-binding oxidoreductase, whose translation MTEQSITEDKRTQIASATAPLATTLEALRAALGADAVRVGEQIGEHAMTDWTRHEPTRPAALLLPRTTDEVSRALAICHAAHQPVVPQGGMTGLAGGAIARANDIALSLERLSGVEELDAASATLTVRAGTTLQAAQEAAEQAGFELALDLGARGSCQIGGNLATNAGGNRVIQSGTARDQVLGLEVVLANGDVLSSLGKMVKNNTGYDLKHWFIGSEGTLGVITRAVLRLHPRRAARHTALVALNDYDAAVSLLRRLATRFGNDIGAFELMWPDFYDFGVKLTGARSPFDAAYPLYALIEHAGFDADDAGERFAQALSDALQAGALRDAVIAQSVADARALWAIRECTAEFPLKLDPINFDVSLPIGEIGRFVDRCRAALDQRWPGNEAYFFGHIGDSNLHLTVDGHSIPGVDHHSVYAFVYEMLGPLRGSVSAEHGIGSLKREFLPISRSPAELAAMVAIKHALDPHGVLNPGKLF comes from the coding sequence GGTGCGCGTCGGCGAACAGATCGGCGAACACGCGATGACCGACTGGACGCGCCACGAGCCGACACGTCCGGCGGCGTTGCTGCTGCCGCGCACGACCGACGAGGTATCGCGCGCGCTCGCGATCTGCCACGCCGCGCATCAGCCAGTGGTGCCACAAGGCGGCATGACCGGACTCGCGGGCGGCGCGATCGCGCGCGCCAACGATATCGCGTTGTCGCTGGAACGCTTGAGCGGTGTCGAAGAACTCGACGCGGCGTCGGCCACACTGACCGTGCGTGCCGGCACCACGTTGCAGGCCGCGCAGGAAGCCGCCGAGCAAGCAGGCTTCGAACTCGCGCTCGATCTCGGCGCCCGCGGCTCATGCCAGATCGGCGGCAATCTGGCGACCAACGCGGGCGGCAATCGCGTGATCCAGTCCGGCACCGCGCGCGATCAGGTGCTCGGTCTCGAAGTGGTGCTCGCGAATGGCGACGTGCTCAGTTCGCTCGGCAAGATGGTCAAGAACAACACCGGCTATGACCTGAAGCACTGGTTCATCGGTTCGGAGGGCACGCTCGGCGTGATCACGCGCGCGGTGTTGCGGCTGCATCCGCGACGCGCGGCGCGTCATACGGCGCTAGTCGCGCTGAACGATTACGATGCCGCGGTGAGCCTGCTGCGCCGTCTCGCGACGCGCTTCGGCAACGACATCGGCGCGTTCGAGCTCATGTGGCCGGACTTTTACGATTTCGGCGTGAAGCTGACCGGCGCGCGCTCGCCGTTCGACGCCGCGTATCCGCTCTATGCGTTGATCGAGCACGCGGGCTTCGATGCCGACGACGCTGGCGAACGCTTCGCGCAAGCGCTGAGCGATGCGCTACAGGCGGGCGCGCTGCGCGACGCGGTGATCGCGCAGTCGGTCGCCGATGCGCGCGCGCTATGGGCGATCCGCGAGTGCACCGCGGAGTTTCCGCTCAAGCTCGACCCGATCAACTTCGACGTGAGTTTGCCGATCGGCGAGATCGGCAGGTTCGTCGACCGTTGCCGCGCGGCGCTCGATCAGCGCTGGCCCGGCAACGAAGCGTATTTCTTCGGGCATATCGGTGATTCGAATCTGCATCTGACCGTTGATGGCCATTCGATTCCTGGCGTCGATCATCACTCGGTCTATGCGTTTGTCTACGAGATGCTGGGGCCGTTGCGCGGATCGGTGTCGGCGGAGCATGGCATCGGTTCACTCAAGCGCGAGTTCCTGCCGATTTCACGCTCGCCAGCCGAGCTTGCCGCGATGGTCGCGATCAAGCATGCGCTCGATCCGCACGGCGTTCTGAATCCGGGCAAGCTGTTTTGA